From a region of the Castanea sativa cultivar Marrone di Chiusa Pesio chromosome 10, ASM4071231v1 genome:
- the LOC142613885 gene encoding uncharacterized protein LOC142613885, whose translation MRRNGDSRALNNALETISAAATVIATTENRVPQDTVQKRRWGSCLSLYWCFGYTKHRKRIGHAVLVPETTAPRADVSAAENPIQAPALVLPFVAPPSSPASFLQSEPPSAAQSPVGILSLTSISANMYSPGGPASIFAIGPYAHETQLVSPPVFSAFTTEPSTAPFTPPPESVHLTTPSSPEVPFAQLLDPNLRNGEAGQRFPLSHYEFHSYQLHPGSPVGQLISPSSGISGSGTSSPFPDHEFAGGGPLIVEFRTGDPPKLLNFEKLSNHEWGSRRGSGSLTPDAVRPTSRDSFLLNRQMSEVILHSRPDKGRWDNGIAVNHRVSFELSTEDVVKCVGKNSLPLAEAVSASLKDAATAEGSNATDEIVECNECRVGETSNDALEKAPADGEEVERHQKHRSITLGSAKEFNFDNRDGGDSCKPNVVSDWWANEKVVGKEGVPTKDWSFFPMMQPGVS comes from the exons ATGAGAAGGAATGGAGATTCAAGAGCTCTAAACAACGCTTTGGAGACTATAAGCGCTGCTGCTACTGTGATCGCTACAACTGAGAATCGTGTTCCTCAAGACACAGTTCAG AAGAGAAGATGGGGAAGCTGCTTGAGCTTATATTGGTGTTTTGGATATACTAAACACAGAAAGCGAATTGGGCATGCTGTCCTTGTTCCTGAAACAACAGCCCCTAGAGCTGATGTTTCAGCTGCTGAAAATCCAATCCAAGCACCAGCACTAGTACTTCCCTTTGTTGCACCTCCCTCTTCTCCCGCATCATTCCTTCAATCAGAACCTCCTTCTGCTGCACAATCTCCAGTGGGTATATTGTCACTCACTTCTATTTCTGCCAATATGTACTCCCCAGGTGGGCCTGCCTCAATTTTTGCCATAGGCCCTTATGCCCATGAAACTCAGTTAGTCTCACCACCCGTTTTCTCAGCTTTTACTACTGAACCATCAACTGCTCCTTTCACTCCACCTCCTGAGTCTGTCCACTTGACTACACCATCCTCACCTGAGGTGCCATTTGCTCAGCTGCTTGATCCCAACCTCCGTAATGGTGAGGCTGGTCAGAGATTCCCGTTATCCCATTATGAGTTCCACTCTTATCAACTTCACCCTGGTAGCCCTGTTGGTCAACTAATATCCCCAAGCTCTGGCATCTCAGGTTCAGGTACCTCATCTCCTTTCCCTGATCATGAGTTTGCTGGCGGTGGTCCCCTCATCGTAGAGTTCCGAACAGGTGACCCTCCCAAGCTCTTGAACTTTGAAAAGCTATCCAACCATGAGTGGGGATCACGTCGAGGTTCGGGTTCGCTGACACCAGATGCTGTAAGGCCCACATCTCGTGATAGTTTTCTTCTCAACCGTCAGATGTCTGAAGTTATATTACACTCGCGTCCAGACAAGGGAAGGTGGGATAATGGGATTGCTGTTAATCATAGGGTGTCGTTTGAGCTAAGTACGGAAGATGTTGTAAAATGTGTTGGAAAGAACTCATTGCCTTTGGCAGAAGCTGTATCAGCGTCTCTAAAAGATGCTGCAACTGCTGAAGGAAGCAATGCTACTGATGAGATTGTGGAATGTAATGAGTGCCGTGTTGGTGAAACTTCCAATGATGCTCTGGAGAAAGCTCCTGCTGATGGGGAGGAAGTAGAGAGACATCAGAAACATCGGTCCATCACTCTTGGTTCTGCTAAAGAATTCAATTTTGACAATAGAGATGGAGGAGACTCTTGTAAGCCTAATGTTGTCTCAGACTGGTGGGCAAATGAGAAGGTTGTTGGGAAGGAGGGTGTTCCAACCAAGGATTGGTCTTTCTTCCCTATGATGCAGCCAGGTGTCAGCTAA